The sequence TATTGATCATTTGATAGAAACTTTTTAATCTTTTCAGGCTCGTAGCCAAGTTCCGCTGGTCTAATACCCTCGTGAGCATCCTGGATATTATTTTTTGACTTGAAAACACGTATGGATTTATTTAGATAATCTTTTCCATATTTATCATTAATAAAATTTCTCAATGCATTATTTGCATCTTCAGAAATTCTCACAGAGTCAGTTCTCATATAGGTAATCAAACCAACAAAGCCATCGTCTCCGATTTCAAGACCTTCATACAATTGTTGAGCAATTTGCATTGTTTTCTTGGATGTGAAACCAAGCTTTTTAACACTATCTTGTAGAAGTGTAGAAGTAATAAAAGGTGGCTGAGGTGATCTTTTAACTTTTTTCTTTGCAATAGATTGAATTGTGAAAGAGTTTTTCTCTATTTCAGATTTAACTTTTTCAGCATCTACTGAATTGGAAATATCTGGATCTTTTCCACTTATTTTATGTAAAAAGCCTTCATATTCAAGACCATTATTTTTAAAATCTGATATTATGGTCCAATACTCTTCCGGTATAAAGCTTTCAATTTCTCCATCTCGCTCACATATTATTTTCAAAGCCACAGACTGGACTCTTCCAGCACTCAAACCACCTGTAACAGTTTTCCACAAGAAAGGACTAACTTTATATCCTACCAGTCTATCCATAATCCTTCTGGCTTGCTGAGAATCAACAAGATTTTGATTGATAGATCCAACGGAGTCTATCCCTTTTTTTACACCGTTTTTAGTAATTTCATTAAAAGTTACTCTGAAAATATTGTTGTTAATAGACTGTATTCTATTTGCTATGTGCCAACCAATAGCTTCTCCTTCACGGTCAGGGTCAGTTGCGATATAGACTTTATCACTTTTTGCTGCTTGTGCCTCAATAATTTTTAAAGTTTTTGCCGCTTTTCCATTACTAATAACTTTATATTTTGGGGTAAAATTATTTTCTATATCTACACCAATCTCTTTTTCAGGAAGATCTATTAAATGACCATTACTAGCGAGAACTTCAAATTCATTACCTAAATATTTGCTAACAGCCTTAACCTTTCCAGGAGACTCTAATATTACCAATGTTTTACCCATAAATACCTCTAAAATTCAAAAAATTATACTATTGACCAATGCCATGACAGCTTTTAAATTTTTTACCACTTCCGCAAGGACAAAGATCATTTCTTCCAACTTTTGGTCCAGATACGACAGTTTTTTGAGTTTCCTTCTCCTGTTGCTCGGAATTCCTGATCTTCAATTGTTCCATTCTCTTTCTATCTTCTTCCTGCTTTTTTTTATCTTCTTCAACTTCAACTCTGAACTGGGCTTTGAAGATAATTTCAAGTGCTTCTCTATTAACATTAAAAATCATGCTCTTGAAAGCATCAAAACTTTGTTTTTTATATTCCACAAGAGGATCTTTCTGGCTATGAGCCATCAAGCCTATACCTCTCATCAGATTTTCATTGTCATAAAGATGATCCTGCCAGTTTTTATCTATAGTTCTGATTATAGCAATTTTGATTAGAGTATTCATCAACTCTTCACTAATAATCTTTTCTTTTTGTAAAAATTTGTCTGTAGCTCTTTTAACCAGTAGCTTAACAAGATCATCTGCATTTTTAATCTCAATCTCGTCCATTGAAAAGCTGATAAACATAGTTTTCAGCAACTCCTCATTTATCCCTTCGATATCCCAATTTTCAATAATATGAGTATTGCCGGTGCCATTATAAACTACTTCAGTAATATAATCTTGTATCATTTCTATAACATCTTTTTGAAGCTTCTCATCTGGGTTTACACCAAATTCTCTTGCAAATGGGAAATCTCTACCTTCGAAAATAGCACTCTTAATAAGAGCATTTCTTCTTCTTCCGTATATCACAACTCTTTGTTTGTTCATTACATCGTCATATTCGATAGTGTGCTTTCTTGACGCAAAATAGTGAGATTCCACTCTTTTTTGAGCTCTCTCAATGGACTTTGTAATCCAAGGGTGGGCAATAGGTTCACCTTCCTCATGTCCAAATCTGTCCATAATTCCGGAAATTCTTTCTGAACCAAAAATTCTCATCAAATTGTCTTCAAGGGATACGAAAAATCTGGAACTTCCCGGATCACCTTGACGTCCGGAACGCCCTCTTAGCTGTCTATCAATACGTCTTGAATTATGTCTTTCACAGCCAATAATTGCCAGTCCACCTTTTTCTTTAACTTCATTAGTCAATTTGATATCTGTACCTCTACCAGCCATATTTGTAGCGATAGTTACTCGACCTGTTTTTCCTGCTTCGGCAACTATATGTGCTTCTCTGGCATGATTTTTTGCATTAAGCAGTTCATGTTCAATATTTTTTGTTTTTAAATATCTGGAAAGTACTTCACTTACATCCACATCAGGCGTACCAACCAATACCGGTCTGCCTTCATCTTTAAGTCTTTTAATCTCTTCAACTACTGCATCGTATTTTTCTTTTTTTGTCTTATAAACAAAATCCTCATGATCTTTTCTTGCAATTGGAACATTTGTCGGAATGACTGATACAGGAAGTTTATATATTTCAAAAAACTCATCTTCTTCAGTAATAGCAGTTCCTGTCATGCCACTAAGATGTCTATATAATCTAAAATAATTCTGATAGGTAATCGATGCTACAGTTTGAGTGTCTTGCCCAATTTTAACATTCTCTTTGGCTTCAATAGCTTGGTGCATTCCATCAGAAAATCTGGAGTCTAATTTCAATCGCCCAGTACTTTGATCAACAATTATGACCTTTCCTTCCTGAACAACATAATCAACATCTCTCTCGAAAAGGGAGTAAGCTCTCAAAAGTTGATGGACAGTATGAAGAATGTCACTTTTTCTTGAATACTGTTCGTGTAGCTTTTGTTTCAAATCCTCTTTCTCATTTAAAGAGTTTTCCATTCTATCAATTTTATCTATCTCAATTCCAAGATCTGGAAGAATAAACAGATCTGTTTCACTGGCGAATTTACCTAAAAGCTCATGACCATGTTTTGTGAGATCTACAACGTGAGATCTTTCCTCGATAGAATAAAACAGATTCTCATAAAAAGCCGCAGATTTTTTTTCTCTAAGATATTCATTTTCAAGTTTTTGAACTCCGGTTTTTACACCAGTCTGATTCATAATTTTTGTAAGTCTTTTGTGCTTAGGCAAACCCTTGAAGGCCTGTAGGAAACAAAAAAAAGCATCCTTTTCATTACCTTCTTCAAGAAATTTTTCACCATCTGCGACAAGTGTATTTACTACTCTTGTTTGTTCTCTAACCAAACTGAAAACACCTGCTTTGAATTCTTCAAATCTTGAGTTGGCTTGTTTTGCAACTGGTCCAGAAATAATAAGAGGTGTTCTTGCATCATCAATCAAAATAGAGTCAACCTCATCAATCAAACAGAAATTCCATCCTCTTTGAACCATTTCATTTACATCATTAACCATATTGTCACGAAGATAATCAAATCCAAATTCATGATTTACACCATAGGTTATATCTTTCGAATACTCGGATTTTCTGTAATCATGATCTTTAACTTCACTGTGAATTACTCCTACGGATAAGCCTAAAAATTCAAAAACAGCACCCATCCAAGAGCGGTCTCTTTTTGCCAAATAATCATTTACAGTTATTATATGAACACCTTTACCGGAAAGAGCATGCAGATATGCAGGAAACAATGCAACAAGGGTTTTACCTTCGCCGGTTGCCATCTCAGAAATTCTACCTCTTGCAAGAACAATTCCACCCATAAGTTGAACATCATAGGGAATCATATTCCATTCCTGCATTCTACCATCAACTTCCCATGATTTTCCTATAAGCATTAAACAGGCAGCTTTTACCAATGCAAATGCTTCGGGAATTAATGACTCTAAAGATTCTCCATCTGAATATTTTTTCTTTAATTCTGTTGTTTTGTTTTTGACTTCATCTTCAGAAAAGTTTTTATATGTTTCAAACAACTGATTTATCTTGTCAACTATCGGTTTAAGCTTCTTTACTTCTCTTTCTTGTTTAGTTCCAAATAATTTGTTTAAAATTAGATTTAGCATGATAATTCCCTAACTACTTTCCGATGAGCAATCTTTCCCCTAAAAAATCATCCAATTCGGAGTTTTTAATTTTTAAATAAACACTTTTTATATCGTATGTCACTCTGAAAAATTTAAATTCAAAAATCAATGTGTCAAAAACACAAAAGCAAGCTCTGGGGTTTCCGTCTCTCGGCTGCCCAACAGAACCTGCATTTATAATTAAACGTCCATCTCCATTTCTAAATACTTCATTCCTATGAGAGTGTCCAATAAAGCAGACATCTTCCTCAAAGTAATCAAAACTATCAGCTGCAGATTTTGTACTTAAAATATAATTCCATTTTTCAGGCTCATAAGGTGTGGAGTGAACAAAAAGAAGATTGTTTTCACGAATAGCTATTGGTAAACTCTCAAGATAATCAAGATTCTCAGCAGAAAGATTTTTCCTTGTCCATACAGTTGCATTTTTTGCATATTCATTGAAGAGTGCTGTACTTGTATAACCCAAAACAGCACTATCATGATTCCCTAAAACTACTTTATCCGAAACAGACTTGATGAGTTCTATGCATTCATTTGGATTTGGACCATATCCAACTATATCACCTAGGCAATAGATCCTATCAACTTTTTCTTCTTCAATTTTACGAATTACAGAAAGAAGTGCTTCTAGGTTGGAATGTATGTCAGATATTACTGCTATTTTCATTGTTTATATCGTGTAGTAGATTATTCAAAATTCCATTTATGAATGTTCCTGATTTTGGAGTACTAAATCTTTTTGAAATGTCGATCACCTCATTGATAGTTACTTTCGGAGGTATCTCTGGCACATATCTAATCTCAATAACACCAAGTCTTAAGAGCAATTTATCCATTAAGGTTAATCTGCCAAAATCCCAGTTATCGAGTCTTTTAAGGATATCCTCATCAACAACATCTTTATTTTTTTCATAAATCTCAAGAAAATTTCTTAGATACTGAATATTTTCTTCAATTCTTATCATTTCATCTTTGTCAAAATCAGTCGGTAATTTTACTTGTTCTTTTTCATACTTTTCAGAAATATTATCAGCAAGGTTCATGAACTGATCTTTTTTTCTTTCATTTATCAATTCTGTCAAGGAAATTGATACTTCATCATCAGAGCCAATAATCGGTATGATAACAACATCATCCTTAGATGATTTTTCCAGTACAATATCGTCATAAGCTGAGTTCAAAGTGTCAACTACATGATCCCAGACAGTTTCATTGCATGATTCTTCGAACCAACGCCAATAATTCATAACATCGCCGAGGATTTTTTCCACATCCAGCTCACAATTTTCCATTGTAAATAGTATTGATAATAATACTTCTCTAGTCTTTCTTCTGCTAATCATCCAGTATTCCTGCTCTTAATTCTTTTTATTATATTTTAAAATCTCTTCTCTCGCAAGCAAATCAGCTTCATTATTGAAAATATTTTCTGCATGACCTTTCACCCACTCCCAATCAATGTTATGAATTAATGTAAGTTCATACAATTTTTTCCACAGTTCAACATTTTTAACTGGTTTTTTGGAAGAAGTTTTCCAACCGTTCTTTCTCCAATTCTCAATCCAGTCGGTAATTCCATTCTTTACATACATAGAGTCTGTATATATTGTAATATCACACTCTTTCTTTAATGCAGAAAGTGCTTCAATTACTGCTGTTAGCTCCATTTGATTGTTTGTTGTAGATTCATGATAACCACTTAAAATTTTTTTATGTTCATCATAAATTAATATTGCCCCCCATCCACCGGGACCAGGATTGTAGCTACAAGCACCATCAGTATAAATCTTTATCTTCGGCATACTATCCTTACTTTTTCAGAATGTGAAATTATACTAAAAATATACAATTTGCAAAAAAATATTTAATAATAGAATTTCAGTTCTTTTAAACCCTTAATTTGTTGAATCTAATTTTCACCATTTAATTTATTGAAAAACACTAGGTAATCAACATCTTTATTGTCAGATTCAGTTATAACTTTTTTTAGTAATATCATTATCGAAGTGCTTCCATTTTGATAACTTGATTTGAGCTTTATATCACACTCAAGGAAATATCTTAAAGTTTTACCCAACTCTTTTAATGAATAATTCTTTGCACATTCAATGAAGTCTCTGTGAAGCCAAGGGTTGTTATATCCCAATGAAGCAGCTGAATTTTCAATAGATTTTCCACTTTTTCTTGATTCAGAGGAAATTTTAAATGCTGAAGTAAAAATTCTGGCAAGATATAAATTGATTGCTATTGGTTCAGTTTTGTTCTCTTTAGATTTGAGAAGTTGATCAGTAATGTAAACCGAATTTTTAAAATCTCTTTTACATACGTTTTCCACGAGTTTAAATAGATTAAATTCTTTTGATACGCCCAAAAGATCTGCAACTACATTTTCATCAATTGTATTACCATCATAAAATATAAAAAGTTTGTCCAGTTCCGATTTTATGTATTTGATATTTGATGAAACAGTGGAAAGAAACAACATCAAAGCCTCTCTGGTCATACTTCTATTATTGGATTTAACATAGGTCAAAATCCAATCAGATAGGCTTTTTTCATTCAATGGGTCGAATTGTACGGTAATAGCCTTTGTAGATAAATTTTTAAAAAATTTCTTTCTTAGATCAGGCTTTCCGCCAGAAAGAATAAGGATAGTCGAATCAATATTTTTGGAAAGGAATAGGTCTATAATATCCAAAATTGAAACAGATAGTTTTTCTACTGATGTGATATGAACTATTTTTTTATCAGACATCATGGGAGTTGCATGAAGTGCATTACTAATGGCTTCGGCATTGGAATTTTCTTCACTAAAATAATCATAATTGAAAACTCTCAAATCCTCCGGAATATGTGTATCAAGGATTTTTGTAATTAGTTCATCGATAAGATATTTTTCGTCACCATAAATGAAAAATAGAGTTTCGTTGTTAATCTCTTTTTCTGTGATAGCTCTCTTCTTTGCCATAAAACTCCACTTTTTTTGGAATATAAATATATCTAAGTCATAATAATAGTTTTTTAAAAAAATTGTACTCACATTTCCTCGTTAAAATTATTGTAGCAAAACTGAAAATTTGAGACAAGTTATCAAATTTCTATAACTTTTTCTAAGATTACTTTTTTTAGAAATAAGAGTAATCACAATTTTCTGCTTTTCAGAAAAGCTGAATCAAAACGAACCCTTAACAAGATAGCATTTTGGTCAGCATCACATTCAATCTGGCGAGATGGGCTTATTGTAAAAAATTATGAGCAGTTCTTGTGTCTAAAGTAGAAAACGCCAGTTCAATTTAACTTATTATCTTAACCATTTATTTAAGAGCGTTTTTAAATATTTGAATTATTGCATGAATTATTGTTTATATTGAATAAATAGTTAATAATTATGGGGGGGGGGAGTAATGAAGTTCATTGTGTTTTTTCTATCGCTTGTGATGTTTCTTCAAAGTGAAGAAATAAGAGTTTCAGCAGATAATTGGATGCCTTACAATGGAACTCCTGGGGATAAAAAGGAGGGATTTGTAATTGATGTATTGAAAAAGATTTTTAATTCAGAAAAAATCACAGTTACTTACGATGTCAAACCTTGGGCAAGAGCTGTTCAAATGGGATTGGATGGTGAGGTTGATGCTGTCATTGGTGCATTAACTTCAGATGCTGAAGGTTTTATATTTCCTGAGGAGACAATAGGAAATCTAGCGAACGATTTTTTTGTACCTGTTGATTCTGATTGGAAATATAAAGATATAAACTCTCTTATTGGTAAAAAAATAGGAATAATAAAAGATTATTCTTATGGAGAAGAGTTTGATAAATATATCGAAAATAATCCAAAATCTTTTGATACTGTTGGTGGTGAAAATGCTATCGATTTAAACATTAAAAAGCTTGCAATCAACAGGATTGATCTGCTGATTGATACGAAAGTTGTTATAACATTCAGGGCAAAAGAACTTGGTATGTTAGATAAGATTAAATACGTTGGAGATGATGGGAAACTTGATCCAATGTATGTGGCATTTTCTCCAAAAAATCCAAACTCTAAAAAATACGCAAAAATGTTTGATGATGGGGTGAGAAAGCTAAGAAGTTCAGGTGAACTTGGAAAAATTCTTGAGGAATATGGATTATCTGATTGGAAATAGAATGTAAAAGTAGAGTGCTTTCTATAAAGCCGGTTTCCGGCTTTTGTTAATCAAATAAAGAATATTTATACCTATAAATTATAAACAACAAAATCTCAGTTATGGCCTTTACCCTTCCGGATTTTTCGGGGTAATAGTTTTATGAAAATTATTAATCGATTGTTTTCTTCACTTGGAAATTTTTGTCTCAAAATCGAAAGATAAGAATATTATAATAAATTGTTATTTGTTATTTTATCCTTTTTAAGCAAACTATAATAACTTGAAATTTGACTAATTGTTCCAGAATAATTTTACCGATATTATCAATTAGGACCTACAAAAAAGCGATTAAGGGAGTATTTTTTAAATAAAATAGTCTAGCATTGAACTTTTTTTAAGAAAAAAATGTAGACTAAGTTATAAAGAAACTAATTCATTCAAATTAAATCATTTCAATATTTTACAAAATGGCGAAACAATTGTTTCGCCATTTGAGTTTTGATGGTGTAATTCTTGGAGGTATTATTTGATTAACACCATCTTTTTGGTAATTGTATTCGTGGGAGTTACAAGGGTGTAAAAATATACGCCACTGTTAAGATCAGAAGCATTAAATTCAATACTATGATTTCCAGCTTTAATATTATCTTTAACTAAATTCTTAACAAATTCTCCTTTTGAATTATAGACATTCAATTCCACTTCTCCTGTCATATTGTTATAGTAATTGATAGTTGTGATAGGATTGAATGGATTTGGATAATTCTGAGATAATTCTGAAGAGCCAGGAAGAATTTCTATAGGGTTATTGGTTCCAGTAGCTGATTGAACTAAAGCTCTAATATGATAGGGATAAAAGTCGGTCATCCAAAATCCGGCATCTATTAAATACTGCTGTCTAGCCTCAATCGGTGAGCCTGAATAAGATCCATCAATCATATTCCAATTATTTTCCACTGTAATACAAAATGAAATCTTACCTGAAACGACTTCGTTGCTTTCAATATCGATGGTAGTCGCTTCTGGATATCCTAGAAGTTCAAACTCTCCTGATAAATCACCAATTATTGAATCGTAATCAGGGTTATTTTCAGCATAATTTACTATTCTCCATTCCGCAGGACCAGCAAGATAAAAAGCAGTTTCAATTTTTTTGACAAAAACTTCTAAGTTGCCGAAATCCCATGACATCGCGTTTGCATAAGGTGTAGTTGGAGCTCCAGGAAATCCTGTATATGATTGTCCATATTCCACCCAAAAACCATCCATAGACTGCACGTTTACTGTTACACTATTATGGGCAGTTTCTATACCATGTTCAGCTTCATATGTAGCAATTAAATCTAAAGTTGCAACACCAGCTTCAACACCAGCTATTGTTATAACTTTTTCATCTGATGAAACCTCCATTAGCTCTTCATTGTAATTTATAAAGCTAATTGTAAAGTCTCCACCGTCATGAGTTGTAAAGATCTCTGATGCATCAATTTCATAAGGTGTATTTACCATACAATTAGTTGAGCTTAATGGATCGAAAACATATAGAAGTTGTCTTACTGCAAAATCATAACTAATCGTAGTTTCCAGATCTCCATCAGTCGCCTTTACTGTAACATTTGCTACAGTAACAGAATCTTGTGAATATGTTGCCTCAACTGTTAATATATTTCCATTTAGCTCAGCGATTAAAATTTCGTTTGATGTTCCGATTAACTCTAATTGATAATTTCCAGTTGGTGAAACAAACATCCTTTCTAAATCTAAAGTAGTTGTTTCAAAAAAGAATGGACTTTGAATTCCAAATTTATGAGCACCAATTTCACCATTTATTGCATACTCTAAAAGTTCAAGTGCAGTACTCCCTTGAGAATTTGAATTGTATCTATTATCACCGTAATATAGTTTATACCCTTGACCGATTACAGCAAAAAACGGAACGTAACCATTACCAAATTGACTATATAGACCATCTATTACATCAAGGTTATAAGCATATGGTTGTGATTCACCTCCCCAGTTAAAAGTAGATACAAAAAAAGCACTATTATTAGCTTCTGGTCCATAAATCGAATTCCAATCCTCAGCAACTTGTGGCGCCGCCACACTGCAAGAACCTCACCAGCTTTCACCCCAGAAAATCAATACTGGCTTACCATTATCAATTTGCTCGTACAGGGAAGTCTCGTAAGATGTCCCATCGGTATAATTTGCAGTAAAACTAAAATCATTAACAATGTCTCCCACTTGATAAGCTGCATATGTTGCGTATGTGGAGATAAGTACCATCACAAATAACAAACATCTCTTCATCTGTTCTCCCCTCAGTTAAGATGAAATTAAGTCTTGATAAGACTAATCTATTTATTTTGAGGAAATCAACTGCGCAGTTCATTATTTCCAGTGTTTACTCTAAAGATTGCTCCCCACCTTCTTTAGTGATATTAGAATTTAATAAATGATAACTATTGATTGGTAATAAAAATAATTTCACCATTTAAATTCATCAGTGAATATTTATTATACAGATTTATATATTATTATAATAGAAGCTTATCTAATTTAATTAATAAAATATTGCAATCTCTTCTAATATGAAACATTCCGACATTTTCAGCCATTTTTTTTGCTTTTATAATATTATTTTTGGCTTCATCATATCTATTACAACTAAAAAGGTAAAAACCATAGTAATACAAAGCTTCTGATAAATAAAATAGATTATTAATTGAACTAATTGCTTCAATCGCTTTGATAAAAAAACTCTCAGCTTCTTTGAAATTTCTATTCATTGTCAGGATAATTCCATCAATATAATTACTGCATGATTCGAAGAGATGAAATGAGAATTTATTAGAGATTAATTTTAACTTATTACAAACTCTTGCAGCTTTATCAAACTCGTGACTTCTCACATGACTCATCGAGATAGTTACAAGACAGTCAGCAATATTTCTATATAGATTTAGTTGTTTAGATAATTTCAATGATCTCTTGGCATGATATTGTGCAATAGAATTTTTCCCGTTGACATAATAAGATTTAGCTAAATTAAGATGAGCAACAATAGAAAACCGAGAAATATTATTCATCTCTGAAATCTCAATAGCTTTTTTGAAATATTTAATACCAGTCTTATGCATTTTCCTACCAAAATATTGTACACCTATATTCTGCAGTGCAGTACAGGTTTTGATATATAGGTCTGAATTTTCTGCTTCAATAATAATTTTAGAAAGGTAGATCATAGCCTCTTCAAATTGATCCATTGTAATATAAGCAAAAGCTATAGCATTGTAGACTTCCATAAGAATATTTAGATTGTGTTTAACAGTCGTAACAATTTCTTTCAATTTGATTATATAAAAAGTTAGTTTGTCATAATTTGTGTGTTGTGTGTAAAAAGGAATATATGTCGTATAAATTTTAGCAAGTAATTCGGTAAAGTGATTCTCTTCTGATTTTTTTTCTGAATAATTCAAAAGAATTTCGGCAAAATCAGTTTTTCCTGAATTTTCATATATAAGAGAAAGATTGTAGAGAGATGTTATTTTTAGAAATAGGTTATCTTTTTTAGCTAGATTTTTGTATATATCCAAATTACTCTTTTTTGCATAATCCACTTCACCTTGTAACAATAATAGAATTGATTTCTTTAAGATCATTTCGATTTTTTTATCGATATCATTTCTAATATCAGCGATGTAAATAGCATTCTCAATTGACGTTATAGCATTTTTGTATTTACCT comes from Candidatus Delongbacteria bacterium and encodes:
- the secA gene encoding preprotein translocase subunit SecA, which encodes MLNLILNKLFGTKQEREVKKLKPIVDKINQLFETYKNFSEDEVKNKTTELKKKYSDGESLESLIPEAFALVKAACLMLIGKSWEVDGRMQEWNMIPYDVQLMGGIVLARGRISEMATGEGKTLVALFPAYLHALSGKGVHIITVNDYLAKRDRSWMGAVFEFLGLSVGVIHSEVKDHDYRKSEYSKDITYGVNHEFGFDYLRDNMVNDVNEMVQRGWNFCLIDEVDSILIDDARTPLIISGPVAKQANSRFEEFKAGVFSLVREQTRVVNTLVADGEKFLEEGNEKDAFFCFLQAFKGLPKHKRLTKIMNQTGVKTGVQKLENEYLREKKSAAFYENLFYSIEERSHVVDLTKHGHELLGKFASETDLFILPDLGIEIDKIDRMENSLNEKEDLKQKLHEQYSRKSDILHTVHQLLRAYSLFERDVDYVVQEGKVIIVDQSTGRLKLDSRFSDGMHQAIEAKENVKIGQDTQTVASITYQNYFRLYRHLSGMTGTAITEEDEFFEIYKLPVSVIPTNVPIARKDHEDFVYKTKKEKYDAVVEEIKRLKDEGRPVLVGTPDVDVSEVLSRYLKTKNIEHELLNAKNHAREAHIVAEAGKTGRVTIATNMAGRGTDIKLTNEVKEKGGLAIIGCERHNSRRIDRQLRGRSGRQGDPGSSRFFVSLEDNLMRIFGSERISGIMDRFGHEEGEPIAHPWITKSIERAQKRVESHYFASRKHTIEYDDVMNKQRVVIYGRRRNALIKSAIFEGRDFPFAREFGVNPDEKLQKDVIEMIQDYITEVVYNGTGNTHIIENWDIEGINEELLKTMFISFSMDEIEIKNADDLVKLLVKRATDKFLQKEKIISEELMNTLIKIAIIRTIDKNWQDHLYDNENLMRGIGLMAHSQKDPLVEYKKQSFDAFKSMIFNVNREALEIIFKAQFRVEVEEDKKKQEEDRKRMEQLKIRNSEQQEKETQKTVVSGPKVGRNDLCPCGSGKKFKSCHGIGQ
- the rnhA gene encoding ribonuclease HI; translation: MPKIKIYTDGACSYNPGPGGWGAILIYDEHKKILSGYHESTTNNQMELTAVIEALSALKKECDITIYTDSMYVKNGITDWIENWRKNGWKTSSKKPVKNVELWKKLYELTLIHNIDWEWVKGHAENIFNNEADLLAREEILKYNKKN
- a CDS encoding transporter substrate-binding domain-containing protein; its protein translation is MKFIVFFLSLVMFLQSEEIRVSADNWMPYNGTPGDKKEGFVIDVLKKIFNSEKITVTYDVKPWARAVQMGLDGEVDAVIGALTSDAEGFIFPEETIGNLANDFFVPVDSDWKYKDINSLIGKKIGIIKDYSYGEEFDKYIENNPKSFDTVGGENAIDLNIKKLAINRIDLLIDTKVVITFRAKELGMLDKIKYVGDDGKLDPMYVAFSPKNPNSKKYAKMFDDGVRKLRSSGELGKILEEYGLSDWK
- the holA gene encoding DNA polymerase III subunit delta: MAKKRAITEKEINNETLFFIYGDEKYLIDELITKILDTHIPEDLRVFNYDYFSEENSNAEAISNALHATPMMSDKKIVHITSVEKLSVSILDIIDLFLSKNIDSTILILSGGKPDLRKKFFKNLSTKAITVQFDPLNEKSLSDWILTYVKSNNRSMTREALMLFLSTVSSNIKYIKSELDKLFIFYDGNTIDENVVADLLGVSKEFNLFKLVENVCKRDFKNSVYITDQLLKSKENKTEPIAINLYLARIFTSAFKISSESRKSGKSIENSAASLGYNNPWLHRDFIECAKNYSLKELGKTLRYFLECDIKLKSSYQNGSTSIMILLKKVITESDNKDVDYLVFFNKLNGEN
- a CDS encoding T9SS type A sorting domain-containing protein, producing the protein MAAPQVAEDWNSIYGPEANNSAFFVSTFNWGGESQPYAYNLDVIDGLYSQFGNGYVPFFAVIGQGYKLYYGDNRYNSNSQGSTALELLEYAINGEIGAHKFGIQSPFFFETTTLDLERMFVSPTGNYQLELIGTSNEILIAELNGNILTVEATYSQDSVTVANVTVKATDGDLETTISYDFAVRQLLYVFDPLSSTNCMVNTPYEIDASEIFTTHDGGDFTISFINYNEELMEVSSDEKVITIAGVEAGVATLDLIATYEAEHGIETAHNSVTVNVQSMDGFWVEYGQSYTGFPGAPTTPYANAMSWDFGNLEVFVKKIETAFYLAGPAEWRIVNYAENNPDYDSIIGDLSGEFELLGYPEATTIDIESNEVVSGKISFCITVENNWNMIDGSYSGSPIEARQQYLIDAGFWMTDFYPYHIRALVQSATGTNNPIEILPGSSELSQNYPNPFNPITTINYYNNMTGEVELNVYNSKGEFVKNLVKDNIKAGNHSIEFNASDLNSGVYFYTLVTPTNTITKKMVLIK
- the nusB gene encoding transcription antitermination factor NusB — its product is MISRRKTREVLLSILFTMENCELDVEKILGDVMNYWRWFEESCNETVWDHVVDTLNSAYDDIVLEKSSKDDVVIIPIIGSDDEVSISLTELINERKKDQFMNLADNISEKYEKEQVKLPTDFDKDEMIRIEENIQYLRNFLEIYEKNKDVVDEDILKRLDNWDFGRLTLMDKLLLRLGVIEIRYVPEIPPKVTINEVIDISKRFSTPKSGTFINGILNNLLHDINNENSSNI
- a CDS encoding metallophosphoesterase family protein, which produces MKIAVISDIHSNLEALLSVIRKIEEEKVDRIYCLGDIVGYGPNPNECIELIKSVSDKVVLGNHDSAVLGYTSTALFNEYAKNATVWTRKNLSAENLDYLESLPIAIRENNLLFVHSTPYEPEKWNYILSTKSAADSFDYFEEDVCFIGHSHRNEVFRNGDGRLIINAGSVGQPRDGNPRACFCVFDTLIFEFKFFRVTYDIKSVYLKIKNSELDDFLGERLLIGK